In a genomic window of Corynebacterium choanae:
- a CDS encoding glucose PTS transporter subunit IIA has product MTDNVAQLTLLSPAAGTIIPITDVPDKVFASKGVGDGFGVSHPASDTVVAPMSGKITMVAKTVHAIGIRTDDGVDLLVHLGIDTVELGGASFTLTVARGDVITAGDPFGTMDTQAIVDAGKDTTIVVAVTNSKKRVDGDIALSLGQAAAAAPVAQVAVLPKAAKKAAAPVAATSAGTAVATTTDSPAPAAQRPSELTGFDALAWDIINLVGGKSNVKSVTHCITRERFYLHDESKADDAAIAALDGVIDVVKAGGQYQVVIGPDVEDVYDAIVAQLGDGAAGGDAPAESAPRPDSFFGWIKWGFSSLIGVITGSMIPIIGLLAASGIIKGILSLLTTFDLTTNDSNTYQIINAMSDSVFFFLPIFVGFTAAKRLGADPIIVAIIGGVLTHPSIITLAGQDATGSVLSVPLNGDFFGLPINIASYSYSIFPIIVAAWVASKVEPWLKRIIPNTVRMIFVPLLEVVIVSLAILLLLGPIVMLISGGIANSIQWLYDLSPTISGLFIGGFYQVLVIFGLHWAVIPLVAQDIANTGHSYLNAIISATMVAQGGAVLAIFVKSKIDKIKGLAGPAAISAFCGVTEPAMYGLNLKYGRVFIMASIGGAAGGLLTGLFNVNMWGFTGSLIGFTSFVNPEGLDFSFWGFLIASGVALVVSFTLTYLFGFTDADVEQAREVKKIRLGNREPVAK; this is encoded by the coding sequence ATGACTGATAACGTTGCTCAGCTGACGTTGCTGTCGCCCGCCGCGGGCACCATCATCCCGATTACTGACGTCCCCGATAAGGTCTTTGCCTCGAAAGGGGTCGGTGACGGCTTCGGGGTGTCCCATCCGGCAAGTGACACCGTTGTTGCCCCCATGTCCGGAAAAATCACCATGGTTGCCAAAACCGTCCATGCCATCGGTATCCGCACCGACGACGGGGTGGATCTGCTCGTTCACCTGGGTATTGACACCGTCGAACTTGGCGGCGCGTCATTTACCTTAACTGTTGCTCGTGGCGATGTGATTACCGCCGGTGACCCGTTTGGCACCATGGACACCCAGGCCATCGTGGACGCCGGGAAAGACACCACCATTGTGGTGGCTGTCACTAACTCGAAAAAACGAGTCGACGGTGATATTGCGCTCAGCCTCGGCCAGGCTGCGGCTGCCGCCCCGGTGGCACAGGTAGCTGTGCTGCCGAAAGCCGCAAAAAAGGCAGCAGCACCGGTTGCGGCGACATCTGCAGGAACCGCTGTAGCGACGACCACCGACTCGCCAGCGCCGGCAGCGCAACGTCCGAGCGAACTCACCGGTTTTGATGCGCTTGCCTGGGACATCATCAACCTGGTTGGCGGGAAATCCAATGTGAAGTCGGTGACGCACTGCATCACCCGGGAACGTTTCTATCTGCACGACGAAAGCAAAGCCGACGATGCAGCGATCGCCGCCCTGGACGGGGTGATCGATGTGGTGAAAGCCGGCGGCCAATATCAGGTCGTCATCGGCCCTGATGTGGAAGATGTCTACGATGCGATCGTCGCCCAGCTGGGCGACGGGGCTGCCGGCGGCGACGCCCCCGCGGAGAGCGCACCCCGCCCAGATTCCTTCTTCGGCTGGATCAAATGGGGCTTTTCCTCCCTCATCGGGGTGATCACCGGATCAATGATCCCCATCATTGGTCTGCTTGCCGCATCCGGCATTATCAAGGGTATTTTATCCCTGCTCACCACCTTCGATCTCACCACTAATGATTCGAACACCTATCAGATCATCAATGCGATGTCGGACTCGGTGTTCTTCTTCCTGCCAATATTCGTCGGTTTCACGGCGGCGAAACGCCTCGGTGCCGACCCGATTATTGTGGCGATTATCGGTGGTGTGCTCACCCACCCGTCGATTATCACCTTGGCCGGTCAAGACGCTACCGGTTCGGTACTGTCGGTGCCGCTCAACGGTGATTTCTTCGGGTTGCCGATCAACATTGCGTCCTATAGTTACTCGATTTTCCCAATCATTGTGGCCGCCTGGGTTGCCTCCAAGGTCGAGCCGTGGCTGAAGCGGATTATTCCGAACACGGTGCGCATGATTTTCGTTCCACTGTTGGAAGTGGTCATTGTTTCGTTGGCGATTTTGCTGCTGCTCGGCCCGATCGTCATGCTGATCTCTGGTGGTATCGCGAACTCTATCCAGTGGCTCTACGATCTGTCCCCGACGATCTCGGGGCTGTTTATCGGCGGCTTCTACCAGGTGTTGGTCATTTTCGGCCTGCACTGGGCAGTGATCCCGCTGGTGGCGCAAGATATTGCCAACACCGGACATTCCTATCTCAATGCGATCATCTCTGCGACCATGGTTGCGCAAGGTGGTGCAGTGCTCGCTATTTTCGTCAAGTCGAAGATCGACAAGATCAAAGGGTTGGCCGGACCTGCCGCGATCTCCGCGTTCTGTGGTGTTACCGAACCGGCTATGTATGGTCTCAACCTGAAATATGGTCGGGTGTTTATTATGGCCTCGATCGGCGGTGCCGCAGGTGGTTTGCTCACCGGGCTGTTCAACGTCAACATGTGGGGGTTCACCGGTTCGCTCATCGGCTTTACCTCCTTCGTCAACCCGGAAGGCCTCGACTTTAGTTTCTGGGGCTTCCTCATCGCCTCCGGGGTGGCGCTGGTGGTGTCGTTTACCTTGACGTATCTGTTCGGGTTTACTGACGCCGATGTGGAACAGGCCAGGGAAGTGAAAAAGATTCGCCTCGGCAACCGGGAACCGGTTGCGAAATAG
- a CDS encoding alpha,alpha-phosphotrehalase: MSPRPFHHQVIYQIYPKSFQDSTGDGVGDLRGIIERADYIASLGVDMVWFNPFFVSPGRDNGYDIADYYAIDPAMGTMDDFTELVQALRDRGVGVMLDMVLNHTSTEHEWFQRALAGEQEYIDRYIVRPPQEDGSLPTNWVSKFGGPTWEPLGESGQYYLHLFDVTQADLNWHHPAVREEAARIVNFWRDRGVTGFRFDVINLIGKNTELLDAPAGVDDRLMYTDGVYVDEFLQELNQASFGQDPATVTVGEMSSTTTERCVGYSNPDNHELDMVFSFHHLKVDYENGQKWTTMPADLVALQQIIHDWAAGMQAGGGWNALFWNNHDQPRAINRFGDAGEYREKSAMMLAAMLHLLRGTPFVYMGEEIGMVDPEYTSIDDYVDVEARNAYAALVAAGSSPDDAFAAVLAKARDNARTPMQWDDTPGAGFTTGTPWLQPSRQDEINVKQAAATGEILPFYRKLIALRHDMPLIADGDYQQEFADYANVFGYRRTLNNEQLLVAANMTAETQSITVEAPFIDGSVLIGNYDAPTLAPTMELRPYEVVAVLVDTRS; this comes from the coding sequence GTGAGTCCGCGACCCTTTCACCATCAGGTGATCTACCAGATTTACCCCAAGTCATTCCAAGACTCCACCGGCGACGGGGTCGGCGACCTGCGCGGCATTATCGAGCGGGCGGACTATATTGCCAGCCTGGGCGTCGATATGGTGTGGTTCAACCCCTTCTTCGTCTCCCCGGGACGGGACAACGGCTACGACATTGCCGACTACTATGCGATCGATCCGGCCATGGGCACGATGGACGACTTCACCGAGCTTGTTCAAGCACTGCGGGATCGCGGAGTTGGCGTCATGCTCGACATGGTGCTCAACCACACCTCCACCGAACATGAGTGGTTCCAACGTGCACTTGCCGGTGAGCAAGAATATATCGACCGCTATATTGTGCGACCCCCGCAGGAAGACGGTTCCCTGCCGACAAACTGGGTGTCGAAATTCGGCGGTCCCACCTGGGAGCCGTTGGGGGAGAGCGGCCAATATTATTTGCACCTTTTTGATGTCACCCAGGCTGATTTGAACTGGCATCATCCAGCAGTCCGGGAGGAAGCCGCCCGCATTGTGAATTTTTGGCGTGACCGCGGGGTGACTGGTTTCCGTTTTGATGTCATCAACCTAATTGGTAAAAACACGGAATTGCTTGATGCGCCAGCAGGGGTTGATGATCGCCTCATGTACACCGATGGGGTGTATGTTGACGAGTTTTTGCAAGAGCTCAACCAGGCAAGTTTCGGGCAAGACCCGGCAACCGTCACCGTGGGGGAGATGTCTTCGACGACTACTGAGCGGTGTGTCGGCTATTCGAATCCGGACAATCACGAACTTGACATGGTGTTTAGCTTCCACCATCTCAAGGTGGACTATGAAAACGGGCAAAAATGGACCACCATGCCCGCTGATCTTGTCGCTTTACAGCAAATTATTCACGATTGGGCTGCGGGGATGCAGGCCGGCGGCGGCTGGAATGCGCTGTTTTGGAATAACCATGACCAGCCTCGGGCTATTAATCGTTTCGGTGATGCCGGCGAATATCGGGAGAAATCTGCCATGATGCTGGCGGCAATGCTGCATCTGCTGCGGGGCACCCCGTTTGTGTATATGGGCGAAGAGATCGGCATGGTCGACCCGGAATACACCAGCATCGACGACTATGTCGATGTTGAGGCACGCAACGCGTATGCCGCGCTGGTGGCGGCCGGATCATCCCCGGACGATGCGTTCGCTGCAGTGCTTGCGAAAGCCCGGGATAATGCACGCACACCAATGCAGTGGGATGACACACCTGGAGCCGGGTTTACCACCGGCACCCCGTGGCTGCAGCCATCCCGGCAAGATGAGATCAACGTCAAACAAGCAGCAGCCACCGGTGAAATATTGCCGTTTTATCGGAAACTCATTGCATTGCGCCACGACATGCCGCTGATTGCTGATGGTGACTATCAGCAGGAATTCGCCGACTATGCCAACGTGTTCGGTTATCGCCGCACGTTAAACAATGAGCAGCTGCTTGTCGCGGCGAATATGACTGCGGAGACGCAATCCATCACCGTCGAAGCACCCTTTATCGACGGGTCTGTGCTGATCGGTAACTATGACGCACCGACGCTGGCACCCACGATGGAACTGCGCCCCTATGAGGTGGTTGCCGTGCTAGTCGATACGCGTAGCTAA
- the purD gene encoding phosphoribosylamine--glycine ligase, whose product MRVLLLGSGAREHALALGLYADPAVNSLTIAPGNAGMADLGELVAEVENQPVDITDGAMMVSLARAVNADLVVIGPEQPLVAGVADDLRAAGFAVFGPSKAAAMLEGSKLFAKQVMEEAGVLTAEVTRVTPADSAATLDAALDAMGPTWVVKDDGLAGGKGVVVTADRNDAAAHAQAVLQAGHDVLFESFLDGPEISLFCLVDGETVVPLLPAQDHKRAYDNDEGPNTGGMGAYTPLPWVSAAAVEHIVQTVVEPVAAAMVRRGTPYSGLLYAGLAWGKRGPAVVEFNCRFGDPETQAVLSLLKSPLGEVLHATATGKLASLPPLQWKDGAACIVVLAAEGYPAKPRTGDAIVIEEHPGDAAILHAGTRVDEQGTLCSAGGRVLGIVGHGADLTAARKQAYDTLGHISLPGSFYRRDIGATTIDPVVIPET is encoded by the coding sequence ATGCGCGTCCTTCTTCTTGGCTCTGGTGCCCGTGAACATGCTCTTGCTCTTGGACTTTACGCTGATCCGGCAGTGAACTCCCTCACGATCGCCCCCGGAAATGCGGGAATGGCTGATCTTGGGGAACTTGTGGCCGAAGTAGAGAATCAGCCAGTCGATATCACCGATGGCGCCATGATGGTGTCGCTAGCGCGTGCGGTAAACGCTGATTTGGTGGTGATCGGCCCCGAGCAGCCACTTGTTGCCGGGGTTGCTGATGATTTACGGGCAGCCGGCTTTGCGGTCTTTGGTCCGTCGAAGGCCGCCGCAATGCTGGAAGGTTCAAAGCTGTTTGCCAAACAGGTGATGGAAGAAGCTGGGGTGCTTACCGCGGAGGTTACCCGGGTTACTCCGGCGGATTCGGCCGCAACGCTGGACGCCGCATTAGACGCCATGGGGCCTACCTGGGTGGTGAAAGATGATGGTTTGGCCGGTGGTAAAGGTGTGGTGGTCACCGCAGATCGAAATGATGCTGCCGCACATGCGCAAGCAGTCCTGCAAGCCGGGCATGACGTGTTATTCGAATCTTTCCTCGACGGTCCGGAGATTTCCCTGTTCTGCCTGGTCGATGGGGAAACCGTGGTGCCACTGCTGCCTGCCCAGGATCACAAACGCGCCTATGACAATGATGAAGGGCCAAACACTGGCGGCATGGGGGCCTACACCCCACTGCCGTGGGTGTCCGCAGCAGCAGTAGAGCACATCGTGCAGACCGTGGTTGAACCGGTAGCCGCTGCCATGGTGCGGCGCGGCACCCCATATTCAGGATTGCTCTATGCAGGCCTTGCTTGGGGAAAGCGGGGACCTGCGGTGGTCGAATTTAACTGCCGCTTCGGCGACCCGGAAACCCAAGCGGTGCTATCGCTGCTCAAGTCACCACTGGGGGAAGTATTGCACGCAACTGCCACTGGGAAGCTGGCCTCCCTGCCGCCACTACAGTGGAAAGATGGCGCTGCCTGCATTGTGGTGCTGGCGGCGGAAGGCTATCCGGCAAAGCCACGTACCGGGGATGCCATCGTGATCGAAGAACATCCAGGTGACGCAGCTATTTTGCATGCTGGAACTCGCGTTGACGAGCAGGGAACATTATGTTCTGCAGGGGGTCGAGTGCTGGGCATTGTTGGCCACGGTGCGGATCTTACCGCCGCCCGGAAACAGGCCTATGACACACTCGGACACATTAGCCTGCCGGGGAGTTTCTACCGGCGCGATATTGGGGCTACCACCATCGACCCGGTGGTGATCCCCGAGACGTAA